The Torulaspora delbrueckii CBS 1146 chromosome 1, complete genome DNA segment TTCACCGTCCAAAAAAAGGTGTACCTTGAGCAATTGTTCGAAGCTCCAAATTCCTCCTTCCAATGGCCAATTAGCCCTCTTTTATTTGAGTGTAGTGCTAGTTTTTGCCCGTTCTTTGTAAGAGTGAAAGCTTTAGAACGCGACATCTATTTTGTTTCGAAGGGGTCTTCACGAAGTATGTTAGCCAAAGCCAGGCTCAAGAAACTAAACTAGCTCAGTCCAGAGGCCAGAAAGGTTGATTCTCGAGGTAGCAGAGTGATGGAATTGGATAAATGCCTTGAGTTGCTTTACCGTGGCCAACTGCTGCCCGAAGTGACGGTGAGAGCATTGTGTTTTAAACTGAAGGAGATGTTGGTAAGAGAATCGAACGTTGTTCATATTAGCACACCTGTGACTGTGGTTGGGGATATCCATGGCCAATTTCATGACTTAATGGAGATCTTTCATATTGGAGGACCTGCACCCGATACAAACTATCTGTTTTTGGGAGACTACGTGGATCGAGGGTTATACAGTGTAGAGACTATAATTTTGCTAGTTGCATTGAAACTGCGATATCCACGCCGGATACATCTACTAAGAGGGAATCATGAGTCGCGACAGATTACGCAGAGTTACGGATTCTATACAGAGTGTTTGAACAAATATGGAGACGGATCGAAAGTATGGCACCATTTGACGGATCTTTTTGATTATTTGGTACTGTGCTGTATCATAGACGATGAATTGTTTTGTGTTCATGGAGGGTTATCGCCGAATGTACAAACTATTGACCAGATCAAGATCATCGATCGGTTTCGAGAAATCCCACACGATGGGGCGATGGCTGACCTGGTTTGGTCTGATCCAGAGGAGCTCAACACTGATAGTATTGGCCATAGAGAGGAATTCTACCGAGAATCTTCACAGCAGTTTCAGGTATCTCCAAGAGGTG contains these protein-coding regions:
- the PPG1 gene encoding putative serine/threonine-protein kinase PPG1 (similar to Saccharomyces cerevisiae PPG1 (YNR032W); ancestral locus Anc_6.342); its protein translation is MELDKCLELLYRGQLLPEVTVRALCFKLKEMLVRESNVVHISTPVTVVGDIHGQFHDLMEIFHIGGPAPDTNYLFLGDYVDRGLYSVETIILLVALKLRYPRRIHLLRGNHESRQITQSYGFYTECLNKYGDGSKVWHHLTDLFDYLVLCCIIDDELFCVHGGLSPNVQTIDQIKIIDRFREIPHDGAMADLVWSDPEELNTDSIGHREEFYRESSQQFQVSPRGAGYTFGRCVVEKFLHTNDMSRIYRAHQLCNEGYQVYFDGLVTTVWSAPNYCYRCGNKASILELYSTNEFYFNVFEEAPENKLLNDNVNLLVTNSKAIADYFDDNVSEPPQQENAETDIFSDAYQARSASSRRVEYFL